A window of Leptolyngbya sp. FACHB-261 genomic DNA:
AAAAGACCTTTGGCATTCCCTGGTATCTCTCCACCGCCGTCACAATCTACAACGCAGATCTGTTCAAGAAAGCGGGGCTTACCCGGCCGCCCACAACCTACGCCGAGTTAGCCACTACAGCCCGTCAGATTAAGGACAAGACGGGCAAATACGCGTTCATGCCTGCCTTCGATGGCGCTCAGATTTTAGAATCGCTGGTGCAGATGGGCGTAACCCTCACCGACGACCAAGGCCGTGCTGCTTTCAATACCCCAGCGGGTCGGGCGGCTTTTGAATACTGGGTTGCTCTCTACAAAAATGGGCTGATTCCCCGCGACTCCCTGACTGAAGGCCACCGCCGCGCCATCGAAATGTATCAGGCTGGTGAGCTAGCAATGCTGACTTCCGGTGCCCAGTTTTTGCGCATCGTGGCTCAGAACGCGCCTGATATTGCCAAAGTCTCGACCACTGCACCTGCGATTACGGGAGACACTGGGCTCAAAAATGTCAGCGTCATGAACATCGTGATTCCAGCCAGTTCTGACCAGCAGGACAGTGCCCTCAAATTTGCCCTATTCCTAACTAACGACGCCAACCAGCTTGAGTTCTCGCGGCAAGCCAATACGCTGCCCTCGACCGTCAAAGCAGCTCAAGACAAGTTCTTTACGCAGTTGCCAGGTGGGGCAGGCCCAATGGACCAGGCTCGTCTGGTCAGTGCCTCACAACTCAAAGCAGCGCGGGTACTAGTACCCCCAATCAAAGATCTGGCCCGCCTGGAAAAAACGGTTTACGACAATTTGCAGGCCGCAATGTTGGGGCAGAAAAGCGTTGATCAGGCCCTCAAAGATGCCGAGAGCCAGTGGAATGGTGGCTGAGCCCAGT
This region includes:
- a CDS encoding sugar ABC transporter substrate-binding protein, whose translation is MAVQLGLECRRLRPDLWHPEIRALISLPVNFMASLPFLAARRRFLVSLLCCTIALAGCRSGSAGQPGSTGKAEVEFWTMQLKPDLDPYMTKVIQEFEAQNPNVEVRWVDVPWADMERKILAAVAAGTAPDVVNLNPPFAIKLAERNTLLDMDKAVPGGEKALYFPNIWSASSLNQKTFGIPWYLSTAVTIYNADLFKKAGLTRPPTTYAELATTARQIKDKTGKYAFMPAFDGAQILESLVQMGVTLTDDQGRAAFNTPAGRAAFEYWVALYKNGLIPRDSLTEGHRRAIEMYQAGELAMLTSGAQFLRIVAQNAPDIAKVSTTAPAITGDTGLKNVSVMNIVIPASSDQQDSALKFALFLTNDANQLEFSRQANTLPSTVKAAQDKFFTQLPGGAGPMDQARLVSASQLKAARVLVPPIKDLARLEKTVYDNLQAAMLGQKSVDQALKDAESQWNGG